A stretch of DNA from Pontiella agarivorans:
GAAACTTTTCTGACAGGAAGGTGCGGCCCAGACAGACGATCAGCGTGCCGTAGACCGCCCCGATCAGGGAGCGGCGTCCGCCCAGCGCGCAGAAGATGACCATGTAGATCGACGGCTCGATGGTAACGAGTTTCGGAGACATGAAGCCGACGTTCAGGGAGAACAGGGCACCGCCGATGGCGGAGATGACCGCCGCGAACGCAAAGGCGAACACCTTGAAGTTGGAAACATCGTATCCAGAGAAGCGCACGCGGTCTTCCATGTCGCGGATAGCGACCAGAATCTTGCCCATTTTACTGTGCAGCACCCGCTTGCTCAGCAGAATGCTCCCGAGCAGCAGCAACGCCGTGAGGAAGTACAGAATGTTGTGGGCCGAGTCGGACTGGATGTCCCACCCCAGGCAGGTGCGCAGGTCGGTAATTCCGTTGATGCCGCCGGTGAGCCCCTGACTGGTGACAAACAGAATTTCCATCAGCCAGCAGAGCGCCTGCGTGATAATGGCGAAATATACCCCGTTTACGCGCCGTTTAAAAATGGCGTTACCCAGCAAATAGGCGATCAGCCCCGGCACAACCAACAGGCAGATCATCGTCAGCGGAAAACTTTTGAACGGGTACCAGAGGCGCGGCAGTTCAGTGATCTGATTCCAGTCCATGAAATCCGGCAGGCCGACCGTGGTCAGCGCCTTGATCTGGTCGGACCCCTGTTCCATTGCGATATTCCGCGCGGCTTCGAGCTTGAGAAAAGCCGCCATGCAGTAGCCGCCGATGCCCCAGAAGGCCGCCTGCCCCAGGCTCAGGATACCGCCGTACCCCCAGCAGATGACCAGGCCGACGGCCGCAAAAGCCAGACTCAGATATTTGGCCGCCATGTTGAGGCGGAAGCTGTCGCAAAACAGCGGAATGCCGACCAGCAGCACCACCGCCAGAATCAGGAAGGACAACTGATGCGCCCGATCCGGAAAAAGTTTTTTTATAGATTGTTTAAACATGTTATTTCCTCTGTATAGATGACGGTGGAGCGCTATTTCCGGACCCGGTTGGCGATCAGCCCCTGCGGTTTGATCATCAGAATGCCTACCACAATGGCGAGGACCCACACCTTGGCCAGTACGCCGCTCAGGAAGAACTCCAGAATAGACTGCGACTGGGCAATACTGAATGCAGCCAGTACGGTTCCCAGAAGACTGCCGGCTCCGCCGAATACGACCACGATGAAGGTGTCCACGATATAGAGTGAACCTGCAGCCGGAGAAACCGAACCGATGGTCGTAAAGACGGCCCCGGCAATTCCGGCGATCCCGCAGCCCAGCGCAAAGGTTACCCGGTCCACTTTCTTCGTGTTAATCCCTACAGCATTGGCCATCTCGCGGTTTTGAACGGTTGCGCGAACATTCAGTCCCCAGCGGGAACGATGCATAAGGAAGGCAACCAGCAGGGTCATCACAATCGAGGTCCCCAGCAGAAACAGGCCGTTAAGAGGAATATCAATCGTGTCGGTCGGCGACCAGGATCCCATCAGCCATTCAGGAAGGATGGCGCTGTCTTCGCGGCCGCCGAAAATGAAGCGGAAGCCCTGCTGCATAATCATGCTGACCCCCCAGGTCGCCAGCAGCGTATCAAGCGCCCGGTGGTAGAGATGACGCACCAGCATAAATTCGACTAAATAGCCGAGCAGAAAAGCCACAACAAAGGCCATGATAATGGCAAAAATAAAGTAGTAGGGCAGCAGGGATGGACAGTACTTCGTCACTAAGTCGGAAATAACAACGGTGGTATACGCACCCGCCGTGAGAAACTCCCCGTGAGCCATGTTGATGACTTTCATCTGGCCGAAGATGATGGCCAGCCCAAGTGCCATCAGCAGAAAAACGGAAAACTGGCTAAGGCCCGCAAAGCCCTGCATTATGAAAATACTGCGCAGTTCCTCTCCCGTATATTCTGAGAAAATATTGATAAAACCTAGTATCCCGTACATGGGGGAGACTCCTTTTGATGCGGATGGTATGAAGCCATTCGTTGGATGAATGTATAGAGACGGCGCGCACCGCGCCCCGCTGAGCGGCGGGGTGCGCGCGAATGAATGATCCGATTATTTGTAACCTTCCGGGAACGGATTAGGTTCAATCAGCTCGTCAGATTCGGCGATCATTTCGAACTGACCGTTCTTGAGCATTTTGCCGATCCGGGCTTTTGACCAGAGATGGTGATTGTCCGCAATACGAACATAGCCTTCCGGTGCTCCGGTGAATTCAACGTCTTCTGATGCGGTGGCTACGTTATCAATGTCGAAGCTGCCGGCTTTTTCAACGGTAGCTTTCCACAGCCACGGGCCAAGATAAGCCGCCTGAGTCACATCGCCGATCACGGAGTCGTCGCCCCACATGTCCTTAAAGGCTTCCACAAACTTGACGTTGTTCTCGTTGCCGAGGCTCTGGAAGTATTTCATGCATGCATAAAAGCCTTCGCAGTTTTCACCGCCAATACCGAGGATTTCGTCCTCAGTGGTGGAAATCGTCAGCAGCAGCTTGTTCTTCTTCGCCAGCGATTCGCCAGTGATGCCCGCCGCATGCAGCTGCTTGTACCAGGAAACATTCGAGCCCCCGACGACGATCGAATAGATGCAGTCCGGTTTTTTCAGTTTCACTTTGTTGATGAGTGAACCGAAACTGGTGTGGCCCAGCGGGTAATAATCTTCTCCAACAACTTTGCACCCCTTCAGATGCTCCTCAATGTGACGACGCGCAATCTTATTGCTGGTACGCGGCCAGATGTAGTCGGAGCCGATCAGGTAAAATGTGCGGCAGCCCTGAGCATAGGCCCAATCCAAGCCCCACAGAATCTGCTGCGTTGCCTCCTGACCGGTGTAAATGACGTTTTTAGAGGCTTCTAGTCCTTCATAGAAGGTCGGATAGTAGAGCATACCGTTTTCTTTTTCGAAAATCGGCAGAACGGCTTTACGCGAAGCAGAAGTCCAGCATCCGAAAACCGAGGCAACCTTGTCTTGCACCAGCAGTTTTTTTGCTTTCTCCGCAAATGTCGGCCAGTCGCTGGCTCCGTCTTCCTGGATAATCTTAATCTTGCGTCCCAGTACGCCACCCATATCGTTAATCTGCTTGATGGCAAGGCGTTCTGCTTCGACAGATCCCGTCTCACTGATCGCCATCGTGCCGCTGATCGAGTGCAGCTGCCCGACGGTGACATAGTTATCACCCACGCTTATTCCGCTAGTGGCGACCGCTGCGGTAGGATACTTATCCAGCACCGGGTTTTTCCAGTCATCAGCGGCAGCTGCATTCAAGGCTGCTGACAGCAAACAGGCGGCGCCCAGTTTGCCCGCTAAAGCGCGATTTCGAACTTTACTTTCAATATTCATAACGCTATCTCTCGTGTTGCTTATTAGTTAGTTAGTTAACTCTCTCTTCACGAGAAGAGTGAGTTGGTTTAGTTGAGGCAGACCACCGGATTGCTGTTCCAGAGCAATCCGGTTTTTTTCTTTCATCAAGATTTCGGCATCGGTCCCATTTTGATGCCGTCGGGATAATACTTCCAGCCATCACGGATTTTGATCTTATCGTCCCAGGGCAGTTTGTATTCACCCTTCGCCAGATCTTCCACCCAGGTCAGATAGTTTTCTTTTTCGCCGCCCGGTTTGCCCACATAGGCCCGGCAGCCGAGGTTGAAAATATTGTTTTCCAGCGCCCAGTTCTCACGCGCTTTGTCGACCATCCGCGGGAAGAGCTCTGCGGTAACGATTTCCCAGGGGTTGCGGTGACCCTGTTGAATCACATTACCATCGTAGTTACAAACCGTACCCTCACCGAAGTAGTAGAATACGCCATCGTAACCCGCGAGGTTCACAGACATCGTATACATCAGGTTCTGCCATGCGTTGCTCTGATTGGTCAGAATCCACTGGTCATTCACCTGAGTCGAGTAGCCGGAAATGCGGATGTATACGTTGCATCCTTTGTACGCTGCTTCGCGGGCCAGTTCCGGGAACATACCGTCATGACAAATACAGACCGCAAGCTTGGCCCCCTTCGGACCGTCACAAACCGGCATACCGTAATTACCCGGCGCCCACGGCTCAATCGGAACCCACGGCTGCAGTTTGCGGTAATGCAGGGCGATTTCACCTTTGTTGTTAATAATGATTGCCGTGTTATACGGCGGCAGCGAAGGATCGTCGTTCACCTCCATGAGTGAAAAGACACCCCAAACATCATTGCGGATACAGGCCTCTTTGAACTGACCGATTTCCGGACTGTCGATCGTCAGCAACATTTCATCATACGTCCAGATGGCCGTATTCAAGCCCTGCGTCGAGTATTCCGGAAATACAATCAAATCAAGGCCCGGATATCCGGCCTTCGTGGTGTCAACGGTTCTGCAGATTTCGGTTACCTGACGTTGAATGTCTTCAGGACCTTTGATAACTGGAGCCGGAAATTGAACCATTGCGGTTAATAAGGCCTCGTCCCATGAACTTACACTACCCGTGCTACCCATTGTATTTGTCTCCTTGTTTAAGTTGCGTTGCCGGCGCCTAAATCTCACACCGTGAGCACCGCCGAATGATAAAGATCCCAACGCATAGGGTGTGCCAACGAGAAAAGACGGGCGGCAAACAGGAAATGTATACTTGTGTAATACTCTATATATTAATGGGTTAAAATTTATTAACAAATATAACCTAAATATATGTACATAATTTAAGTATATATATTTATGTATACGTGATTGTATACATTTAATCCATAGATACATTAATGTTACTTTCAAGTAATACCCGATCACCTTTTCAGGCTAGGAAAGTATGATTGAGATGAGGCGGAGAACCTTCCGAAGACAGCTGCTGCTGTCCCAGATCCATGACGCCAGACAGCAGCTGTTTTGCAGGCAGGCCGCTCCGCACGGCGGATCCCATCCCAAACCGGTCGACCGTTTGAATTTCCTCGCGTAATGGAACTTTATTCCAAGGTCTTTCTTTATACGGAAAATTCGGCTGCTGTGAATAAGAGGGCTCACGCCGCCGACCTAGATCCGAAAAGTTTAAAGAACGGCTCTTTCGGAGCTTCCTTCCAATAAAGGGCTCCGTTTTATAAAAAAGCTTTCATCAGTGCTTCTTTGAAGGAAGCCTGCACATTGTTCCGGCCTAACAGAATATTTTCACGCAACCGGTCTCGGGCTTCAGACCTCCGCCCCTGCTCAATTAGAGCAAGAATCAACAGATGCTCGTCACAAGTCGTTTTTAAACGGTCAAACGTGTTGATATTTTTTACCCGAAGAAACCGTAGCTGGCTGTTGGCATCGTGCATGGCCTTTGAAAACACCGGGTTTTCCAGTAGATCCACGAGACCTTCATGAAAACGCTCGTCTGCATCGCCCCAGAAAATAGGGTCAATAGCCCCGTCTGGCGGGAACTTCGCGTGCTGCTCCCATTCCAGTTTGAGGTCTGAAATTTTGATTGAGCTCGCAGGCGTGAAGGCAAACTCCTCGACGGCATACAATTCGAGAGCCGTTCGCATTTCGTAGATGTGATCAATATTTTCAACGGACAGTTTGCGCACACTGCAGCCGACATTCCGTTCTTTAAGAACCAGTCCGTTATCGATCAGCATGCTCAATGCTTCACGCACTGGAATTCGGCTGACGGCAAATTCGTCGCACAGGGTCTTTTCGGTGAAACGCTGACCCGGAATATAATCCCAGTTTAAAATGCGCTCTTTCAGCACACTGTAGATGGTCTTTGCAGTGTGTTTTTCGGGCTGTTTACTCATAACCGTATGATCCGTTATCCAATAAGTACTGTCTAAACGTAAAAGGCATTATTATAAGCTCAAAACTCCCGGAATTAAAAGCGCCTGCCCAGCGCAGAATGAATGTCGATTATTTCAGTGCTTTAGCCCTTAGCAGCAGCAGAAAATTTCATATTAACGCCTCAAATTATAACTACCTCCAGCCCTCTTCGGCTCCACAAAGGAAAAGTATAATAACGGTCCTTAATCCGGTATGACTGGCCTGAATTCCACAGCATGGTTTCATATACACTTTTATCACTCGTGCCATTGTCATCAAAGCTTACAACCTTTGAATTTAAATTACTCTTTGATTCTAAAAAATAAGTGCCCGCCATAAAATTCCCCTAATAAGCCGAAAAAAATGCATCACATATTAACACAATAATTTTTCGTGCCGGGCGTTTTATTCTCACAACCCAAACAACTGGAGACCGATAATGAAAACTCAGGTATTGAAACAAGCAGGACTCGTAATGGCACTCTTCGGCGCGGCCTATATGGCCGAAGCACAGGGCTCTGGAAGACAGCGCCCGAATTTTGATGAAATACTCGAAAAATACGATGCTGACGGTGATGGAAAACTCAGTGACAGTGAACGTGAAGCCATGCGCAGCGAAATGGGACAGCGCGGACGTCGCGGTGGACAGGATGGACAGCGCGGACAGGATGGACAGCGTGGACAGGGTGGACAGCGTCCGAATTTTGAAGCAATACTGGCCAAATATGATGCCGACGGCGACGGAAAGCTTAGCGACGCTGAACGCGAAACCATGCGCAGTGAAATGGGTCAGCGCGGCAGTCAGCGGCGCCGCGGACCGGACGGTACTTCGGACATGCTTAAAAAATATGACACCGACGGAAACGGCGAACTCTCCGCCACCGAACTCGCAAAGCTTATGGCCGATAAGGAGTCCGGTTCGCCTGCTGAATCTGAAGGACGCCGCCCGGGCCCTAATATGGGCGAAGGGCGCCAGGAACGTCAGGGCGGACGTCAGGAACGTGCAAGCGGCCAGCGCATGAGCCGTGAAGAAGCGATGAAAAAATATGATACCGACGGCGACGGTAAACTCAGCGACAGTGAACGTGAAGCCATGCGGGCTGATATACGCAAAAACCGCAACTAATCCATCCCGATAAATAACAAGGTTGCCTGCGGCACTCAGAACCCCATTCTGAGTGCCGTTTTTTTTTGCATGGCCCCACCGGTTGCCCGCAAGCGGTTCAGTTTATATTTGTCTTAAGCAACTCTCCCCATAGAGAAGTCATGAACTTTCCTGCATTTACGATGCGGGGTTCTGTACTGCGTCTTCCTGTGAGTGGCATCACAGCCACAGCAGATGCCGACGGTGCTTTTCCAAAC
This window harbors:
- the urtC gene encoding urea ABC transporter permease subunit UrtC, with protein sequence MFKQSIKKLFPDRAHQLSFLILAVVLLVGIPLFCDSFRLNMAAKYLSLAFAAVGLVICWGYGGILSLGQAAFWGIGGYCMAAFLKLEAARNIAMEQGSDQIKALTTVGLPDFMDWNQITELPRLWYPFKSFPLTMICLLVVPGLIAYLLGNAIFKRRVNGVYFAIITQALCWLMEILFVTSQGLTGGINGITDLRTCLGWDIQSDSAHNILYFLTALLLLGSILLSKRVLHSKMGKILVAIRDMEDRVRFSGYDVSNFKVFAFAFAAVISAIGGALFSLNVGFMSPKLVTIEPSIYMVIFCALGGRRSLIGAVYGTLIVCLGRTFLSEKFPELWMFIMGGIFILTTVVCSDGLAGLVEQYGSRLWNFIKKYTRIDVLLAKISPRLTLSKEQS
- the urtB gene encoding urea ABC transporter permease subunit UrtB → MQGFAGLSQFSVFLLMALGLAIIFGQMKVINMAHGEFLTAGAYTTVVISDLVTKYCPSLLPYYFIFAIIMAFVVAFLLGYLVEFMLVRHLYHRALDTLLATWGVSMIMQQGFRFIFGGREDSAILPEWLMGSWSPTDTIDIPLNGLFLLGTSIVMTLLVAFLMHRSRWGLNVRATVQNREMANAVGINTKKVDRVTFALGCGIAGIAGAVFTTIGSVSPAAGSLYIVDTFIVVVFGGAGSLLGTVLAAFSIAQSQSILEFFLSGVLAKVWVLAIVVGILMIKPQGLIANRVRK
- the urtA gene encoding urea ABC transporter substrate-binding protein: MNIESKVRNRALAGKLGAACLLSAALNAAAADDWKNPVLDKYPTAAVATSGISVGDNYVTVGQLHSISGTMAISETGSVEAERLAIKQINDMGGVLGRKIKIIQEDGASDWPTFAEKAKKLLVQDKVASVFGCWTSASRKAVLPIFEKENGMLYYPTFYEGLEASKNVIYTGQEATQQILWGLDWAYAQGCRTFYLIGSDYIWPRTSNKIARRHIEEHLKGCKVVGEDYYPLGHTSFGSLINKVKLKKPDCIYSIVVGGSNVSWYKQLHAAGITGESLAKKNKLLLTISTTEDEILGIGGENCEGFYACMKYFQSLGNENNVKFVEAFKDMWGDDSVIGDVTQAAYLGPWLWKATVEKAGSFDIDNVATASEDVEFTGAPEGYVRIADNHHLWSKARIGKMLKNGQFEMIAESDELIEPNPFPEGYK
- a CDS encoding formamidase, encoding MGSTGSVSSWDEALLTAMVQFPAPVIKGPEDIQRQVTEICRTVDTTKAGYPGLDLIVFPEYSTQGLNTAIWTYDEMLLTIDSPEIGQFKEACIRNDVWGVFSLMEVNDDPSLPPYNTAIIINNKGEIALHYRKLQPWVPIEPWAPGNYGMPVCDGPKGAKLAVCICHDGMFPELAREAAYKGCNVYIRISGYSTQVNDQWILTNQSNAWQNLMYTMSVNLAGYDGVFYYFGEGTVCNYDGNVIQQGHRNPWEIVTAELFPRMVDKARENWALENNIFNLGCRAYVGKPGGEKENYLTWVEDLAKGEYKLPWDDKIKIRDGWKYYPDGIKMGPMPKS
- a CDS encoding GntR family transcriptional regulator, which gives rise to MSKQPEKHTAKTIYSVLKERILNWDYIPGQRFTEKTLCDEFAVSRIPVREALSMLIDNGLVLKERNVGCSVRKLSVENIDHIYEMRTALELYAVEEFAFTPASSIKISDLKLEWEQHAKFPPDGAIDPIFWGDADERFHEGLVDLLENPVFSKAMHDANSQLRFLRVKNINTFDRLKTTCDEHLLILALIEQGRRSEARDRLRENILLGRNNVQASFKEALMKAFL
- a CDS encoding EF-hand domain-containing protein, giving the protein MKTQVLKQAGLVMALFGAAYMAEAQGSGRQRPNFDEILEKYDADGDGKLSDSEREAMRSEMGQRGRRGGQDGQRGQDGQRGQGGQRPNFEAILAKYDADGDGKLSDAERETMRSEMGQRGSQRRRGPDGTSDMLKKYDTDGNGELSATELAKLMADKESGSPAESEGRRPGPNMGEGRQERQGGRQERASGQRMSREEAMKKYDTDGDGKLSDSEREAMRADIRKNRN